From one Felis catus isolate Fca126 chromosome E2, F.catus_Fca126_mat1.0, whole genome shotgun sequence genomic stretch:
- the CCDC102A gene encoding coiled-coil domain-containing protein 102A translates to MSHGPSPRLAESPQLSKGSLLTILGSPSPERMGPADSLPPTPPSGTPSPGPPPALSLPPAPALLADGDWESREELRLRELEEARARAAQMEKTMRWWSDCTANWREKWSKVRAERNRAREEVRQLRQRLDALTKELAGARRERQEAQGECEARGRELARLRGARGNADRTPDGPEPEREQEPVRDVGSEVPQGSQELELVESLLKSRPEEPEGCWEARSVGAGGPRGSSGRQERSRLPWEDTATIEEGASKLTALRLRLDESQKVLLKEREDKLALSRNIEKLEGELSQWKIKYEELNKTKQEMLKQLSILKEAHQDELGRMSEDLEDELGARSSMDRKMAELRGEMERLQAENAAEWGRRERLETEKLGLERENKKLRAQVGDLEEALARRRRQTASALDCDLRASQAALFEKNKELADLKHVHGKLKKQFQEKVAELAHANRRVEQHEAEVKKLRLRVEELKKELAQAEDELDEAHNQARKLQRSLDEQTEQSENLQVQLEHLQSRLRRQQQNAPLFGKIRSARFGTEEAGDGASDLDEDEDLQIQVA, encoded by the exons ATGAGCCACGGGCCCAGCCCCCGACTGGCCGAGTCCCCGCAGCTGTCCAAGGGCAGCCTCCTGACCATCCTGGGCAGCCCCTCGCCGGAGCGCATGGGGCCGGCCGACTCGCTGCCGCCCACGCCGCCCAGCGGCACGCCCTCGCCGGGGCCGCCGCCCGCGCTGTCGCTGCCGCCCGCGCCCGCGCTGCTGGCCGACGGGGACTGGGAGAGCCGCGAGGAGCTGCGGCTGCGGGAGTTGGAGGAGGCGCGCGCGCGGGCGGCGCAGATGGAGAAGACGATGCGCTGGTGGTCCGACTGCACCGCCAACTGGCGCGAGAAGTGGAGCAAGGTGCGCGCCGAGCGCAACCGCGCGCGCGAGGAGGTGCGCCAGCTGCGCCAGCGCCTGGACGCGCTCACCAAGGAGCTGGCGGGCGCGCGGCGCGAGCGCCAGGAGGCGCAGGGCGAGTGCGAGGCTCGGGGCCGCGAGCTTGCGCGGCTGCGCGGCGCCCGGGGGAACGCCGACAGGACGCCGGACGGGCCGGAGCCCGAGCGGGAGCAGGAGCCGGTGCGCGACGTCGGGTCGGAAGTGCCCCAGGGCAGCCAG GAACTGGAGCTAGTGGAGAGCCTGCTGAAGAGCAGACCAGAGGAGCCCGAGGGCTGCTGGGAGGCACGCAGCGTGGGGGCCGGGGGCCCACGGGGCAGCTCCGGCCGCCAGGAGCGCAGCCGGCTGCCCTGGGAAGACACAGCCACCATCGAAGAGGGTGCATCCAAGTTGACCGCCCTGCGGCTGCGGCTAGATGAATCCCAGAAGGTGCTACTCAAGGAGCGAGA ggATAAACTGGCACTGAGCAGGAACATTGAGAAGCTGGAAGGGGAGCTCAGCCAGTGGAAGATCAAGTATGAGGAGCTGAACAAGACCAAGCAGGAGATGCTCAAGCAA CTCAGCATCCTGAAGGAGGCCCACCAGGACGAGCTGGGTCGCATGTCCGAAGACCTGGAGGACGAGCTGGGTGCGCGGTCCAGCATGGACAGGAAGATGGCCGAGCTGAGGGGTGAG ATGGAGCGGCTGCAGGCGGAGAACGCAGCCGAGTGGGGTCGCCGTGAGAGGCTGGAGACCGAGAAGCTGGGCCTGGAACGGGAAAACAAGAAGCTGCGGGCGCAGGTCGGGGACCTGGAGGAGGCACTGGCCCGGCGGCGGAGGCAGACAGCCAGCGCGCTGGACTGTGACCTGCGGGCCAGCCAGGCTGCGCTTTTCGAGAAGAACAAG GAGCTGGCAGACCTGAAGCACGTGCACGGCAAGCTGAAGAAACAGTTCCAGGAGAAGGTGGCAGAGCTGGCACACGCCAACCGGCGGGTGGAACAGCACGAGGCAGAGGTGAAGAAGCTGCGGCTGCGGGTGGAGGAGCTCAAGAAGGAGCTGGCCCAGGCCGAGGACGAG CTGGACGAGGCCCACAACCAGGCACGGAAGCTGCAGCGGTCGCTGGACGAGCAGACGGAGCAGAGCGAGAACCTACAAGTGCAGCTGGAACATCTGCAGTCCAG GCTCCGAAGGCAGCAGCAGAACGCCCCCCTCTTCGGGAAGATCCGAAGCGCTCGCTTCGGCACCGAGGAAGCCGGGGACGGAGCCAGCGACCTGGATGAGGATGAGGACCTGCAGATCCAGGTGGCCTAG
- the LOC111556252 gene encoding uncharacterized protein LOC111556252: protein MSAMSSELLPAPRQHRGDFRERVTVLSHAVHSTPAEAGATIVFPLFTEDAEPQRGQVTIPRPHSWLAVMLLFQVRWIRGQSPSSRGRLPTPPVQDAPGGQRILPAAVTVARTEWASLKEGREEGRKDRWIEETLQGPLSSSSPLHPLRTLPRLCARPVHLSVRRGDLCRGSASACMYHPPSHAPLPPPSVQSQEVPPDHPPSCPGTINFSMDDQTQIEWKGYRTADPKTVTKAPGTTSGGRPGQAVDTTVLALRVLGKFSPMYVPEGQRGRNPPHGKLAQCKKNRSHVEPYPKEGCRRQRTSPQRTV, encoded by the exons ATGTCAGCCATGAGCTCGGAACTCTTACCGGCTCCTCGTCAACACAGGGGTGACTTCCGAGAACGGGTAACCGTGTTGAGCCACGCCGTGCACTCCACACCCGCTGAGGCAGGCGCTACCATCGTCTTCCCACTTTTCACCGAGGATGCAGAGCCTCAGAGGGGGCAAGTAACtatcccaaggccacacagctggttgGCGGTGATGTTGCTGTTCCAGGTCCGATGGATCCGAGGCCAGAGTCCGAGCTCTCGAGGACGGCTCCCTACCCCGCCTGTCCAAG ATGCTCCTGGAGGCCAGAGAATCCTGCCAGCAGCCGTCACGGTAGCCCGGACTGAGTGGGCATCCttgaaagagggaagggaggaaggaaggaaggacagatggatAGAAG AGACTCTGCAAGGCCCTCTCTCATCCAGCAGCCCACTTCATCCTCTAAG GACCCTACCACGTCTGTGTGCAAGGCCAGTGCACTTGTCCGTACGGCGTGGGGACCTTTGTCGGGGATCTGCCTCTGCCTGCATGTACCACCCACCCAGCCACGCTCCGCTCCCCCCGCCCTCCGTCCAATCTCAGGAAGTTCCACCTGACCACCCACCCAGTTGCCCAG GGACCATTAATTTTTCTATGGACGATCAAACCCAGATAGAGTGGAAGGGCTACCGCACAGCTGATCCCAAAACAGTAACCAAGGCGCCAGGGACAACATCTGGGGGTCGACCAGGACAG GCAGTGGACACAACCGTGTTGGCCTTACGTGTACTGGGAAAGTTTTCTCCGATGTATGTCCCCGAGGGGCAAAGGGGTAGAAATCCTCCGCACGGCAAACTGGCACAATGCAAGAAAAACCGGTCACATGTAGAACCCTATCCTAAGGAAGGCTGCAGG CGTCAACGCACATCACCACAGCGAACAGTATGA